Proteins from one Esox lucius isolate fEsoLuc1 chromosome 19, fEsoLuc1.pri, whole genome shotgun sequence genomic window:
- the chst6 gene encoding carbohydrate sulfotransferase 6 isoform X2, translating to MYIPPAVLLKLYHRVSSMPRCRLTLPTVVFLLLLQGVALVLLFGWYVRLLPCGSPTSQGQVHVLLLSSWRSGSSFLGQAFSQHPSVFYLMEPSWHVWTTLQMPGARALRMAVRDLMRSVFQCDMSVMDSYTPAQRNMSDLFMWSHSRALCSPPACPLTPRHLFSNETVCKQKCDQPGLRAVEEACRSYSHVVLKEVRFFELESLYPLLQDPALDLRIIHLVRDPRAVARSREQSAKALVKDNALVLEQGNTLVADTQYRVMQEICRSHVRIHERAMLKPPDFLRGRYKMVRYEDMVKDPLTEIERMYRFVGLEMTEMLQGWIYRVTHGKGKGTKKEAFQITSRNAADVSQAWRTTLSHDKVRRIQEVCKGAMSLLGYRTVGSEKEQKKLDLDLLNPRERYHFSWLPSKTDNASN from the exons ATGTACATTCCCCCCGCCGTCTTACTCAAACT CTATCACAGAGTCTCCAGCATGCCGCGCTGCCGACTGACTCTACCAACTGTGGTGTTCCTGCTCCTCCTGCAGGGCGTGGCCTTGGTGCTGCTGTTTGGATGGTACGTCCGGCTCCTCCCTTGCGGCAGCCCTACCTCGCAGGGCCAGGTCCACGTGTTGCTGCTGTCCTCTTGGCGCTCCGGGTCCTCCTTCTTGGGCCAGGCGTTCAGCCAGCACCCGTCTGTCTTCTACCTGATGGAGCCTTCGTGGCACGTGTGGACCACCCTGCAGATGCCTGGAGCCAGAGCCCTGCGCATGGCCGTGAGGGACCTGATGCGCAGCGTCTTCCAGTGTGACATGTCCGTCATGGACTCCTACACCCCGGCTCAGCGCAACATGTCCGACCTCTTCATGTGGAGCCACAGCCGCGCCCTGTGCTCGCCCCCTGCCTGCCCGCTCACCCCCCGCCACCTCTTCAGCAACGAGACGGTGTGCAAGCAGAAGTGTGACCAGCCCGGCCTGCGTGCGGTGGAGGAGGCCTGCCGGAGCTACAGTCACGTCGTGCTGAAGGAGGTGCGCTTCTTTGAGCTGGAGTCCCTGTACCCTCTTCTGCAGGACCCCGCCTTGGACCTGCGCATCATCCACCTGGTGAGAGACCCGCGGGCCGTGGCACGCTCCCGGGAGCAGTCAGCCAAAGCCCTGGTGAAGGACAACGCCCTGGTTCTGGAGCAAGGCAACACCCTGGTGGCTGACACACAGTATCGCGTCATGCAGGAGATATGTCGCAGCCACGTCCGCATCCACGAGAGGGCCATGCTCAAGCCCCCGGATTTTCTACGCGGACGTTACAAGATGGTGCGCTACGAGGACATGGTGAAAGACCCACTGACGGAGATTGAGCGCATGTATAGGTTTGTGGGTCTGGAGATGACGGAGATGCTACAGGGGTGGATATACAGGGTCACACACGGTAAGGGCAAGGGCACCAAGAAAGAGGCCTTCCAAATAACCTCCCGCAATGCCGCCGACGTCTCACAGGCTTGGCGCACTACGTTGTCCCATGACAAGGTAAGGCGTATACAGGAGGTGTGTAAGGGTGCCATGTCTTTGCTGGGGTACAGAACAGTAGGCAGT
- the chst6 gene encoding carbohydrate sulfotransferase 6 isoform X1, with translation MFNRKWTQTVLLLSFKTKSITLFLYRMYIPPAVLLKLYHRVSSMPRCRLTLPTVVFLLLLQGVALVLLFGWYVRLLPCGSPTSQGQVHVLLLSSWRSGSSFLGQAFSQHPSVFYLMEPSWHVWTTLQMPGARALRMAVRDLMRSVFQCDMSVMDSYTPAQRNMSDLFMWSHSRALCSPPACPLTPRHLFSNETVCKQKCDQPGLRAVEEACRSYSHVVLKEVRFFELESLYPLLQDPALDLRIIHLVRDPRAVARSREQSAKALVKDNALVLEQGNTLVADTQYRVMQEICRSHVRIHERAMLKPPDFLRGRYKMVRYEDMVKDPLTEIERMYRFVGLEMTEMLQGWIYRVTHGKGKGTKKEAFQITSRNAADVSQAWRTTLSHDKVRRIQEVCKGAMSLLGYRTVGSEKEQKKLDLDLLNPRERYHFSWLPSKTDNASN, from the exons ATGTTCAACAGAAAGTGGACCCAGACTGTACTTCTACTCTCCTTTAAGACGAAAAGCATTACGCTATTCCTATACAGAATGTACATTCCCCCCGCCGTCTTACTCAAACT CTATCACAGAGTCTCCAGCATGCCGCGCTGCCGACTGACTCTACCAACTGTGGTGTTCCTGCTCCTCCTGCAGGGCGTGGCCTTGGTGCTGCTGTTTGGATGGTACGTCCGGCTCCTCCCTTGCGGCAGCCCTACCTCGCAGGGCCAGGTCCACGTGTTGCTGCTGTCCTCTTGGCGCTCCGGGTCCTCCTTCTTGGGCCAGGCGTTCAGCCAGCACCCGTCTGTCTTCTACCTGATGGAGCCTTCGTGGCACGTGTGGACCACCCTGCAGATGCCTGGAGCCAGAGCCCTGCGCATGGCCGTGAGGGACCTGATGCGCAGCGTCTTCCAGTGTGACATGTCCGTCATGGACTCCTACACCCCGGCTCAGCGCAACATGTCCGACCTCTTCATGTGGAGCCACAGCCGCGCCCTGTGCTCGCCCCCTGCCTGCCCGCTCACCCCCCGCCACCTCTTCAGCAACGAGACGGTGTGCAAGCAGAAGTGTGACCAGCCCGGCCTGCGTGCGGTGGAGGAGGCCTGCCGGAGCTACAGTCACGTCGTGCTGAAGGAGGTGCGCTTCTTTGAGCTGGAGTCCCTGTACCCTCTTCTGCAGGACCCCGCCTTGGACCTGCGCATCATCCACCTGGTGAGAGACCCGCGGGCCGTGGCACGCTCCCGGGAGCAGTCAGCCAAAGCCCTGGTGAAGGACAACGCCCTGGTTCTGGAGCAAGGCAACACCCTGGTGGCTGACACACAGTATCGCGTCATGCAGGAGATATGTCGCAGCCACGTCCGCATCCACGAGAGGGCCATGCTCAAGCCCCCGGATTTTCTACGCGGACGTTACAAGATGGTGCGCTACGAGGACATGGTGAAAGACCCACTGACGGAGATTGAGCGCATGTATAGGTTTGTGGGTCTGGAGATGACGGAGATGCTACAGGGGTGGATATACAGGGTCACACACGGTAAGGGCAAGGGCACCAAGAAAGAGGCCTTCCAAATAACCTCCCGCAATGCCGCCGACGTCTCACAGGCTTGGCGCACTACGTTGTCCCATGACAAGGTAAGGCGTATACAGGAGGTGTGTAAGGGTGCCATGTCTTTGCTGGGGTACAGAACAGTAGGCAGT
- the chst6 gene encoding carbohydrate sulfotransferase 6 isoform X3, with product MPRCRLTLPTVVFLLLLQGVALVLLFGWYVRLLPCGSPTSQGQVHVLLLSSWRSGSSFLGQAFSQHPSVFYLMEPSWHVWTTLQMPGARALRMAVRDLMRSVFQCDMSVMDSYTPAQRNMSDLFMWSHSRALCSPPACPLTPRHLFSNETVCKQKCDQPGLRAVEEACRSYSHVVLKEVRFFELESLYPLLQDPALDLRIIHLVRDPRAVARSREQSAKALVKDNALVLEQGNTLVADTQYRVMQEICRSHVRIHERAMLKPPDFLRGRYKMVRYEDMVKDPLTEIERMYRFVGLEMTEMLQGWIYRVTHGKGKGTKKEAFQITSRNAADVSQAWRTTLSHDKVRRIQEVCKGAMSLLGYRTVGSEKEQKKLDLDLLNPRERYHFSWLPSKTDNASN from the coding sequence ATGCCGCGCTGCCGACTGACTCTACCAACTGTGGTGTTCCTGCTCCTCCTGCAGGGCGTGGCCTTGGTGCTGCTGTTTGGATGGTACGTCCGGCTCCTCCCTTGCGGCAGCCCTACCTCGCAGGGCCAGGTCCACGTGTTGCTGCTGTCCTCTTGGCGCTCCGGGTCCTCCTTCTTGGGCCAGGCGTTCAGCCAGCACCCGTCTGTCTTCTACCTGATGGAGCCTTCGTGGCACGTGTGGACCACCCTGCAGATGCCTGGAGCCAGAGCCCTGCGCATGGCCGTGAGGGACCTGATGCGCAGCGTCTTCCAGTGTGACATGTCCGTCATGGACTCCTACACCCCGGCTCAGCGCAACATGTCCGACCTCTTCATGTGGAGCCACAGCCGCGCCCTGTGCTCGCCCCCTGCCTGCCCGCTCACCCCCCGCCACCTCTTCAGCAACGAGACGGTGTGCAAGCAGAAGTGTGACCAGCCCGGCCTGCGTGCGGTGGAGGAGGCCTGCCGGAGCTACAGTCACGTCGTGCTGAAGGAGGTGCGCTTCTTTGAGCTGGAGTCCCTGTACCCTCTTCTGCAGGACCCCGCCTTGGACCTGCGCATCATCCACCTGGTGAGAGACCCGCGGGCCGTGGCACGCTCCCGGGAGCAGTCAGCCAAAGCCCTGGTGAAGGACAACGCCCTGGTTCTGGAGCAAGGCAACACCCTGGTGGCTGACACACAGTATCGCGTCATGCAGGAGATATGTCGCAGCCACGTCCGCATCCACGAGAGGGCCATGCTCAAGCCCCCGGATTTTCTACGCGGACGTTACAAGATGGTGCGCTACGAGGACATGGTGAAAGACCCACTGACGGAGATTGAGCGCATGTATAGGTTTGTGGGTCTGGAGATGACGGAGATGCTACAGGGGTGGATATACAGGGTCACACACGGTAAGGGCAAGGGCACCAAGAAAGAGGCCTTCCAAATAACCTCCCGCAATGCCGCCGACGTCTCACAGGCTTGGCGCACTACGTTGTCCCATGACAAGGTAAGGCGTATACAGGAGGTGTGTAAGGGTGCCATGTCTTTGCTGGGGTACAGAACAGTAGGCAGT
- the LOC117593344 gene encoding cuticle protein 16.5-like, with protein MSVKALDAHLREVGRVHEAAPDVSEAAPDVSEAAPDVSEAAPDVSEAAPDVSEAAPDVSEAATDVSEAAPDVSEAAPDVSEAAPDVSEAAPDVSEAAPDVSEAAPDVSEAATDVSEAAPDVSEAAPDVSEAAPDVSEAALDVSGN; from the exons ATGTCTGTGAAGGCACTG GATGCCCACCTCAGGGAGGTTGGAAGGGTTCATGAGGCTGCCCCGGATGTGTCTGAGGCTGCCCCGGATGTGTCTGAGGCTGCCCCGGATGTGTCTGAGGCTGCCCCGGATGTGTCTGAGGCTGCCCCGGATGTGTCTGAGGCTGCCCCGGATGTGTCTGAGGCTGCCACGGATGTGTCTGAGGCTGCCCCGGATGTGTCTGAGGCTGCCCCGGATGTGTCTGAGGCTGCCCCGGATGTGTCTGAGGCTGCCCCGGATGTGTCTGAGGCTGCCCCGGATGTGTCTGAGGCTGCCCCGGATGTGTCTGAGGCTGCCACAGATGTGTCTGAGGCTGCCCCGGATGTGTCTGAGGCTGCCCCGGATGTGTCTGAGGCTGCCCCGGATGTGTCTGAGGCTGCCCTGGATGTGTCTGGTAACTAG